The sequence below is a genomic window from Streptomyces sudanensis.
CTCCTGGGTGTCGCGGTACTCGGTGAAGACGACGACCCGCTCGTTCGTCCAGTGCCTGCCGTCGGACGTCCGGCAGACGGCCTTGAGTTCGCGGATCAGGGCCTCGGCCTTGGAGTCGGGGGCGGCCTCGTGGGTGAGGGCCCAGCGTTCCATGCTCTGGAGCAGGTCGAGTTCGCGGCCGTCCTCGGCGGGGGTGAGGGAGGTGGAGCGGGTCAGCGCGTCGTCCTCGGCGTCGACGAGGCCGGTGTCGTCGAGGTCGGCGACGAGGTCGGTGAACTCCTCCAGCCACTCCGGGACTTCGGTGGCGGCCGAGCGTCCCCGGACGGGTCCGGTGTCCTCCAGGTGGGAGAGGTAGACCCGCACGGTGTGGAGGAAGGCCGCCGGGGAGGAGAAGAGGCGCTTCTTCAGCAGCAGCGTCACCAGGTCGGCGGCGCGGCGCCCGCCCCGGGCCTTCGGGGCGAGCTTCCCGCGGCGCAGTGCGGCGAACTCCCCGAGGAGCCGGTGGACCTCGCGCTCCTGCGGGGTGTAGTCCACGGGGAGTTCGAGGGTCCTGCGGGTGCGGAAGCGGGGTGTGCCGTCGGCGTTGGCGACCGTCGACTTCAGGCGGCGGACGACGGTGTCCCTGAGCGCTTCCCGGTCGGGGTCGACGCCTCGCGCGAAGCGCTGGTCGTCGATGAGTTCCAGGAGCGCGGTGTACGACTCGGGGTAGCCGTTGTGCGGGGTGGCGGAGAGGAAGAGGCGGTGCTCGAAGTGCGGGACGAGGCGCCGGATCAGCTTGGTCTGCTGGGAGTCGACGGCGTAGACCTGCTTGGGCGCGGCGGGCGCGACGTGGTGGGCCTCGTCGAGCACGAGCAGGTCGAAGAAGCGCCTGTGCTCGCCGTCGGGGCTCTCCTCGGGGGCGCCGACGACCTCGTCGAGGAGCCGCTGGGCCTTCCGGCCGCGCAGCCAGGGCAGGGAGACGACCGTCAGCGGGTGGACGCGGAAGGGGTTGGCGGCCGTGCCGTGGGTGCGGCGCAGGCGGGCGCAGTGCTCGGAGTCCACGATGGTGAACTCCAGGCCGAACTTCTCGGCCATCTCGTCGCGCCACTTCAGGGTCAGTCCGGCGGGGCAGACGACCATGACGCGGCGGGCCCGGCCGCGCAGGAGCAGTTCCTGGACGACGAGGCCGGCCTCGATGGTCTTGCCGAGGCCGACGTCGTCGGCGAGGAGGAGGTTGACGCGGGGGGCGCCGACGGCCCGGGAGACCGGTTCCAGCTGGTACGGCTCGACGGCGACGCCCGAGCGGAAGGGGGCCTGGAGGGTCCTGGCGTCGGCGGAGGCCACGGCGGACCAGCGGACGGCGTCCAGGAAGGCGGCGAGGCGGTGCGGGGGGTCGTAGGCCCCGGCGGAGGCGTCCGGGAGGGAGCCGGCGGGGAGGATGCGGCGGCCGGGCTCGACCTCCCAGATGACGGAGAGGGTGTCGCCGAAGCGGCCGTCGGCGACGGACTGGAGGTGGACGAGGGTGGCCGGCGGGCGCTCCCGGTGGCCGTCGGCGGGGGCCGGCTCGACCCCGGCGACCACCCAGGACTGGCCGCGCACCTCGACGAGGTTGCCGTCCTCGGGGAGCCGTTCGGCTCCCGCCCGCCCGGTGTTCCGCTGGACCGCTGGTGTCATGGACGCTGTTCCCCTCGATGTGTCCTGTCGCCGTCCGCGGACGGCGGCCTGTCTCCCCGCCGGGACGGTGCGGTCGGAGCGTAACACGGGCCACCATCCGTGAACATAGATCACACATCCAAACTCGGCCCGGGAGGGTTCACACGATCCGGTCCAGTCGGCCCCGCAGCGCACGGGCGCGCCCGTGCCGGGGGTCGCTCCCGGGCAGGAGCCGGTCCTCGTCGTCCGCCAGTCGCCGCAGCAGTTCGCCGGCGGCATGGCGGTCGCCCGTGCGGGCCAGGAGCACGGCGATCTCGTACCGCGTGTCCAGCACCCCCGGGTCGTCCGGTCCGTGCAGGCTGCGCTGCTCGGCGAGGACCGACCTCAGCTCGTCCAGGGCCTCCCGGGTGCGGCCGAGCGCGCCGGCGCACAGGGCGCGCCCGACCCGGGCGGCCAGCACGTCGGCCCGCTCCAGGCCGGCGGCCGCCGCGAG
It includes:
- the drmD gene encoding DISARM system SNF2-like helicase DrmD, which gives rise to MTPAVQRNTGRAGAERLPEDGNLVEVRGQSWVVAGVEPAPADGHRERPPATLVHLQSVADGRFGDTLSVIWEVEPGRRILPAGSLPDASAGAYDPPHRLAAFLDAVRWSAVASADARTLQAPFRSGVAVEPYQLEPVSRAVGAPRVNLLLADDVGLGKTIEAGLVVQELLLRGRARRVMVVCPAGLTLKWRDEMAEKFGLEFTIVDSEHCARLRRTHGTAANPFRVHPLTVVSLPWLRGRKAQRLLDEVVGAPEESPDGEHRRFFDLLVLDEAHHVAPAAPKQVYAVDSQQTKLIRRLVPHFEHRLFLSATPHNGYPESYTALLELIDDQRFARGVDPDREALRDTVVRRLKSTVANADGTPRFRTRRTLELPVDYTPQEREVHRLLGEFAALRRGKLAPKARGGRRAADLVTLLLKKRLFSSPAAFLHTVRVYLSHLEDTGPVRGRSAATEVPEWLEEFTDLVADLDDTGLVDAEDDALTRSTSLTPAEDGRELDLLQSMERWALTHEAAPDSKAEALIRELKAVCRTSDGRHWTNERVVVFTEYRDTQEWLYDLLQQEALTDGGRVERLHGGLSAEERERIRLGFQTDPSRPEGRVRILLATDAAGEGIDLQNHCHRLINYDIPFNPNKLEQRIGRIDRWGQKHDPEITHFIGSGWQEAQAGSYEADLEFLSRVARKVARMERDLGSVNAVLADAVQRRMTGDTAPIDIENARPRPIKGRRTGGEVAPEQNVTAQTKRLADQYDETVSALGLTPANVKRVVDTALALDNQPPLLPSTVRAEDFEPGDLFEVQPLSGTWERATRGLAHKLREGEQRPLTFSPAVAARGGDDVVLAHLRHPLVALSTRLLTAAVWNADSVGLHRVTAVVTDDPAVTTTLVSAYARYVLVGTDGTRLHEEVLYAGGWFGDTGRFRRWESVNEQGRVLSRALTDGTEAAPHLRKELTEAWPRLRDPLYRSLEARAAELGRQLESRLADRRAEEERRITATLDRFENTLRAKLREEGEGEGEQLALLTTHELTGHERRQFEDDRRRWQERLDGLPAERERELAAIAARYREPRSHLFPAAVVFVVPAKEARR